The proteins below come from a single Zea mays cultivar B73 chromosome 8, Zm-B73-REFERENCE-NAM-5.0, whole genome shotgun sequence genomic window:
- the LOC103636159 gene encoding putative receptor protein kinase ZmPK1: MADILSFVSMPANHCRMLRILPRLTFLVSLLSLLLHSSASAPHTLGAGSSLSVEDHARPFLVSPDGTFSCGFLEAGDNAFSFSVWYSDAVNKTAVWTANPDAAVNGRGSRISFRDDGGLVLTGANGTTVWKSKTSGAGLSVSLLNSGNLVISDDPSSTGGGRTLWQSFDWPVDTLVPSQRLTKDTTLVSRYFILYYDNDNVLRLRYDGPDISSIYWPNPEDGVFPNGRTSYNSSRVAVLDDAGVFLSSDNLRVVASDLGVPGVKRRLTIDPDGDVRIYSLDPSTGGWTVTWAAMAQACSVHGQCGRNAICVYRPSLSCLCAPGHEMVDRHDWRQGCKPMFSDTTNCSQAALPPEQRFKFVEVPHTDFFGYDVAYNTSVTFEHCKKLCLEMCSCAAFSYRPFEGLGKCFPKGFLYNGYTSPNFNGNIYLKVPIGFDPSARSVSARSSQGLACDPDGPEIVQGTPDTFRTSRGNDKWSYLFAFAGVLGVLDLIFIATGWWFLSSQQSIPSSLEEAGYRMVRGQFRRFTYRELKDATGNFKEELGRGGSGVVYRGVLDKGKVVAVKKLANVAGGDDEFWAEMTLIGRINHMNLVRIWGFCSQGKHKLLVYEYVENESLDRHLFGTEDRTTLPWRERYRIALGTARGLAYLHHECLEWVIHCDVKPENILLTREFDPKVADFGLAKLCKRDAGAGDGDSMRLSRMRGTAGYMAPEWALNVPINAKVDVYSYGIVLLEIVMGCRVCDQITAGGERLEMSQIAQALRQVVASGDVVPLVDGRLQGQFNPRQALQMVRVSLSCIEDRANRPTMDDVAKALTACDDEDEHPAYK, from the coding sequence ATGGCTGACATACTATCATTCGTTTCCATGCCAGCAAACCATTGTAGAATGCTGCGAATACTCCCCCGTCTGACCTTCCTGGTTTCTCTACTCTCTCTTCTGCTGCACTCATCGGCGTCGGCGCCGCACACGCTGGGCGCCGGTTCCTCACTGTCCGTGGAAGACCACGCGCGGCCGTTCCTGGTGTCCCCCGACGGCACCTTCTCCTGCGGCTTCCTGGAGGCCGGCGACAACGCCTTCTCCTTCTCCGTCTGGTACAGCGACGCAGTGAACAAGACCGCCGTCTGGACGGCAAACCCCGACGCGGCCGTGAACGGCCGGGGTTCCAGGATCTCGTTCCGTGACGACGGGGGCCTGGTTCTCACGGGCGCCAACGGGACGACGGTGTGGAAGAGCAAAACCAGCGGCGCGGGTCTCTCCGTCTCCCTCCTCAACTCCGGCAACCTCGTCATCTCGGATGATCCGTCGTCGACCGGTGGCGGCCGCACCCTGTGGCAAAGCTTCGACTGGCCGGTGGACACACTGGTCCCGTCGCAGCGGCTTACCAAGGACACCACGCTGGTGTCCAGGTACTTCATCCTATACTACGACAACGACAACGTGCTGCGGCTCCGCTACGACGGCCCCGACATATCGAGCATCTACTGGCCGAACCCGGAGGACGGCGTCTTCCCGAACGGCCGGACATCCTACAACAGCTCGAGGGTCGCCGTCCTAGACGACGCCGGCGTCTTCCTGTCCAGCGACAACCTGCGAGTCGTCGCCTCCGACCTGGGCGTCCCCGGAGTCAAGAGACGGCTGACCATCGATCCGGACGGCGACGTGAGAATCTACAGTCTGGATCCGTCGACAGGGGGCTGGACGGTGACGTGGGCGGCGATGGCGCAGGCGTGCTCCGTGCACGGGCAGTGCGGCCGGAACGCCATCTGCGTATATCGGCCGAGCCTCAGCTGTCTGTGCGCGCCGGGGCACGAGATGGTCGACCGGCACGACTGGCGGCAAGGCTGCAAGCCCATGTTCAGCGACACCACCAACTGCAGCCAAGCGGCGCTGCCGCCGGAGCAGCGGTTTAAGTTCGTCGAGGTGCCGCACACCGACTTCTTCGGCTACGATGTGGCGTACAACACCTCGGTTACGTTTGAGCACTGCAAGAAACTGTGCTTGGAGATGTGCTCGTGCGCCGCCTTCTCCTACCGGCCGTTCGAAGGGCTTGGCAAATGCTTCCCAAAAGGCTTCCTCTACAACGGCTACACGTCTCCAAACTTCAACGGCAACATCTACCTCAAAGTGCCGATCGGTTtcgatccctcggctcggtcagtgtCTGCACGTAGCTCCCAAGGCCTTGCTTGCGATCCTGACGGCCCCGAGATCGTGCAAGGAACTCCGGACACGTTCCGGACATCCAGAGGCAACGACAAATGGTCGTACCTGTTCGCGTTCGCCGGAGTGCTGGGAGTTCTCGACCTTATCTTCATTGCTACGGGCTGGTGGTTTCTCTCCAGCCAGCAGAGCATACCCAGTTCGCTAGAAGAGGCAGGGTACAGGATGGTCAGGGGCCAGTTCAGGAGGTTCACGTACCGGGAACTCAAGGACGCGACAGGGAACTTCAAGGAAGAGCTCGGCCGGGGCGGCTCCGGCGTCGTCTACCGCGGCGTGCTCGACAAAGGGAAGGTGGTGGCCGTGAAGAAGCTGGCGAACGTGGCGGGGGGCGACGACGAGTTCTGGGCGGAAATGACGTTGATCGGACGGATCAACCACATGAACCTCGTCAGGATCTGGGGGTTCTGCTCCCAGGGCAAGCACAAGCTGCTGGTGTACGAGTACGTGGAGAACGAGTCGCTGGACAGGCACCTGTTCGGCACGGAGGACAGGACGACGCTACCGTGGCGCGAGCGGTACAGGATCGCGCTTGGCACGGCCAGGGGCCTAGCCTACCTTCACCACGAGTGCCTCGAGTGGGTCATCCACTGCGACGTGAAGCCGGAGAACATCCTGCTGACGCGGGAGTTCGACCCCAAGGTCGCCGACTTCGGGCTGGCCAAGCTGTGCAAGAGGGACGCCGGCGCCGGCGACGGCGACAGCATGCGGCTGTCGCGCATGAGAGGGACGGCGGGGTACATGGCGCCGGAGTGGGCGCTGAACGTCCCCATCAACGCCAAGGTGGACGTGTACAGCTATGGCATTGTGCTGCTGGAGATTGTCATGGGGTGCAGGGTGTGTGACCAGATCACGGCGGGCGGGGAGCGCCTGGAGATGTCGCAGATCGCCCAGGCCTTGAGACAGGTGGTGGCTTCCGGCGACGTCGTGCCATTAGTGGACGGTAGGTTGCAGGGGCAGTTTAATCCCCGGCAGGCCCTGCAAATGGTGCGGGTTTCCTTATCGTGTATAGAGGACAGGGCCAACCGGCCGACAATGGACGACGTTGCCAAGGCTCTCACAGCCTGCGACGACGAGGACGAGCATCCCGCGTACAAGTAG
- the LOC118473222 gene encoding cation-transporting ATPase HMA5-like — MFAISVVVIACPCALGLATPTVVMVATGIGANHGVLVKGGDALERAQNVNYVVFDKTGKLTQGKAIVTAAKVFPGMDLGDFLTLVASAEASSEHPLAKAILDYALHFHFFGKLPSSKDGIEQRKDKVLSQWLLEAEDFSAVPSISLLIYIVWAVVYGMLCTIVI, encoded by the exons ATGTTTGCCATATCTGTTGTTGTTATTGCTTGCCCTTGTGCCCTTGGTTTGGCAACACCAACTGTTGTGATGGTAGCGACTGGAATTGGGGCTAATCATGGAGTACTTGTAAAAGGCGGAGATGCTTTGGAGAGAGCTCAAAATGTAAATTATGTGGTTTTTGATAAAACAGGGAAACTAACACAAGGAAAGGCTATTGTAACAGCTGCAAAGGTTTTTCCGGGAATGGACCTAGGAGATTTCCTCACGCTAGTTGCATCAGCAGAG GCAAGCAGTGAGCATCCTCTTGCCAAAGCTATTTTGGACTATGCATTGCATTTCCATTTCTTTGGCAAGCTTCCTTCATCAAAAGATGGCATTGAGCAACGAAAAGACAAGGTATTATCCCAATggctgcttgaagctgaagacttCTCTGCAGTACCTTCCATATCCCTTTTAATTTACATTGTCTGGGCTGTTGTATATGGCATGTTATG TACAATTGTTATCTGA